One Lactobacillus sp. ESL0785 DNA window includes the following coding sequences:
- the rnz gene encoding ribonuclease Z, with protein MELQFLGTGAGQPSKKRNVSSIALKMLDEINEIWLFDVGEATQHQILRTNIRLRKVTKIFISHNHGDHIFGLPGLLATRSFQGDVGPLTIYGPSGLEQFVRTALKVSRTKVSYPIKFVVLEEGGLIYQGQGFKVYAEKLVHRVPSFGYRVVEDSHQGELLMSKLAQYNVPNGPLLGKLKNGEQVALADGTILDGNDFLGPNKPGRIVTIIYDTRSTPVIAKLAKNADVLVHESTFAGNEADLAHAYYHSTAVEAAKIARDNGVKSLYLNHISARYLGAKAKNLEKQAREVFPNTKLANDFDRVTIPMKGENNNE; from the coding sequence ATGGAATTACAATTTCTAGGTACAGGAGCAGGACAACCATCAAAAAAGCGGAATGTTTCGAGTATTGCGCTAAAGATGCTTGATGAAATAAATGAAATTTGGTTGTTTGATGTCGGTGAAGCGACGCAACATCAAATATTAAGGACAAATATTAGATTACGGAAAGTTACTAAAATTTTTATTTCGCATAATCATGGTGATCATATTTTTGGGCTTCCGGGATTGCTTGCGACTAGATCATTTCAGGGGGATGTTGGACCGTTGACCATTTATGGCCCTAGTGGTCTAGAACAATTTGTTAGAACAGCGTTAAAAGTTTCGCGGACCAAAGTTTCATATCCGATCAAATTTGTGGTTTTAGAAGAGGGTGGACTAATTTATCAAGGTCAAGGCTTTAAGGTTTATGCCGAAAAGTTAGTTCATCGTGTTCCTAGTTTTGGTTATCGGGTAGTCGAGGATTCTCATCAGGGTGAGCTTTTGATGAGTAAATTGGCGCAATATAATGTTCCTAATGGTCCTTTGCTAGGCAAATTAAAGAATGGTGAGCAAGTTGCTTTAGCCGACGGAACAATTTTGGATGGTAATGACTTTTTAGGCCCGAATAAACCTGGTAGAATAGTAACTATTATCTATGATACGCGTTCAACGCCGGTAATTGCTAAACTAGCTAAAAATGCTGATGTATTAGTGCATGAATCAACTTTTGCTGGTAATGAGGCTGATTTAGCCCATGCATATTATCATTCTACAGCAGTTGAAGCAGCTAAGATTGCGCGCGATAATGGAGTTAAGTCTTTGTACCTGAATCATATTTCTGCAAGATATTTAGGTGCTAAGGCGAAAAACTTAGAAAAGCAGGCACGTGAAGTATTCCCGAATACAAAATTAGCCAATGATTTTGATCGGGTAACGATTCCAATGAAAGGTGAGAACAATAATGAGTGA
- a CDS encoding SDR family oxidoreductase encodes MSDSLRNKVVVVTGASSGIGRSIALESAGRGATVILIARSQDKLEQIAAEARELSGAATYAFPTDMGESDEIDETFKNIIKVTKHIDYLVNCAGFGKFEKFVEMDRREVTAMFQVNVLGLMYFTRLIGRVMMDQKTGQIINFGSIAGKIPTVKSAAYSASKAAVIQFSNVLRLELKPFGVKVMTVNPGPVYTNFFNIADKTGNYAQSVARFMLDPDDVAWQVVHFFGSNKRELNLPLSLSVLAKFYNLFPTIGDELSLKYGSRK; translated from the coding sequence ATGAGTGATTCATTGAGAAATAAAGTTGTCGTTGTAACTGGCGCATCAAGTGGAATTGGTCGTTCGATTGCGCTTGAGAGTGCTGGCCGTGGGGCAACTGTTATTTTAATTGCCCGTAGTCAAGACAAGTTAGAACAGATTGCAGCCGAAGCGCGAGAACTATCCGGTGCGGCTACCTATGCTTTTCCTACTGACATGGGTGAAAGTGACGAGATTGATGAGACCTTTAAAAATATTATTAAGGTAACTAAGCATATTGATTACTTGGTTAACTGTGCTGGTTTTGGTAAATTTGAAAAATTTGTTGAGATGGATCGGCGTGAAGTAACAGCAATGTTTCAAGTTAATGTTTTGGGGTTAATGTATTTTACGCGGTTAATCGGGCGCGTTATGATGGATCAAAAGACGGGACAAATTATTAATTTTGGCTCAATTGCTGGCAAAATTCCAACAGTAAAATCCGCTGCATACAGTGCTTCTAAGGCTGCAGTTATTCAATTTTCTAATGTTTTGCGTTTAGAATTAAAACCGTTTGGCGTTAAGGTAATGACTGTAAATCCGGGACCGGTTTATACTAATTTCTTTAATATTGCGGATAAGACCGGTAATTATGCTCAAAGTGTGGCTAGATTTATGCTTGACCCAGATGATGTTGCTTGGCAGGTAGTACACTTTTTCGGTAGTAATAAGCGAGAATTGAATTTACCATTAAGTTTGTCAGTTTTAGCAAAATTTTATAATTTGTTTCCAACAATTGGCGATGAATTATCGTTAAAGTATGGTTCGAGAAAGTAG
- a CDS encoding LapA family protein codes for MKDKKQQIKLIFSLILLLLAVIFVVLNTNPVAISFGFFAVKLPLIIVLVVMLIIGVLIGWFWGANKHKQSKKS; via the coding sequence ATGAAAGATAAAAAGCAGCAGATAAAATTAATTTTTAGTTTAATCTTGCTTCTGTTGGCCGTGATTTTTGTTGTGCTTAATACTAATCCAGTTGCTATTAGCTTTGGCTTTTTTGCTGTCAAGCTGCCATTAATTATTGTTTTGGTAGTAATGCTCATTATCGGTGTTTTAATCGGCTGGTTCTGGGGTGCAAATAAGCATAAACAATCTAAGAAAAGCTAA
- the rpmF gene encoding 50S ribosomal protein L32 produces the protein MAVPKRHTSKQKKRSRRGHIKLTVPAMHYDATTGEYRLSHRVSPKGYYKGRQVVSETSTSDNN, from the coding sequence ATGGCAGTTCCTAAGAGACATACTTCTAAACAAAAGAAACGTTCACGTCGTGGCCATATCAAGTTAACTGTTCCAGCAATGCACTATGATGCAACTACTGGTGAATACCGTTTGAGTCACCGTGTTTCACCTAAAGGTTATTACAAGGGTCGTCAAGTGGTTAGCGAAACTAGCACCAGCGACAACAATTAA
- a CDS encoding bifunctional UDP-sugar hydrolase/5'-nucleotidase has product MKLVFLHSSDLHGYLLPTDYQKRHGTDAKFGLSKVASVVKAETAKYGSEHVIVTDAGDCLQGSPLASYVHSRSDYTALRDYTAVYNAIDYDARVLGNHDFNYGLEYLKYYVAHNQAPILNANILAKTTGLPALGQAYRIIEKQGVKVGLIGITTQYIPHWEPADHVAGLEFSSAFMQIKHYAQILRPQVDVLAVVYHGGFEDDPQTGASLMPHNGENEGSRILSEIPEVDVFLTGHQHQKMQMVVKQTAIVQPGYRGEAVGEVILDLDDTTKKITAMTARLIDTGEFAADLQIKKLTAKLDQATQDWLDQPIAHLNKPAPIGNAIAARLHGAPFINLLQAMQLHFTGADLSATAVMSETAQGFGKEVTMRDILLNYPYSNQLCKVKFTGRQLRHVIEHSLSFLTKDKTGKVTFKPQLRGFLFNFDVFYPVKYQAEITRPVGQRLTKLELNNKPIKDEQTYYLAVNNYRVMGGGDYPEYSKDKIVRIIDKDYVQMFQEFLTSSQVQVDTQANYQFY; this is encoded by the coding sequence ATGAAGTTAGTGTTTTTACATTCCAGTGATCTTCACGGGTATCTCTTACCGACAGATTATCAAAAACGACATGGTACCGATGCGAAGTTTGGTTTAAGTAAGGTTGCGAGTGTAGTCAAGGCTGAAACGGCTAAGTACGGCTCAGAACACGTAATTGTAACTGATGCGGGTGATTGCCTTCAAGGTTCACCACTTGCGTCATACGTCCATTCTCGGTCTGATTATACGGCTCTTAGAGATTATACAGCAGTATACAATGCAATTGATTATGATGCTCGCGTATTAGGTAACCATGATTTTAATTATGGCTTAGAGTATCTTAAATATTATGTTGCTCATAATCAAGCACCGATTTTAAATGCTAATATTTTAGCTAAAACAACCGGTTTACCGGCTTTGGGACAGGCTTATCGTATAATTGAAAAGCAAGGAGTAAAAGTAGGCTTAATTGGAATTACAACGCAGTATATCCCTCATTGGGAGCCAGCAGATCATGTTGCCGGGCTTGAATTTAGCTCGGCTTTCATGCAGATAAAGCATTATGCCCAAATTTTGCGTCCACAAGTTGATGTTTTGGCGGTAGTTTATCATGGTGGATTTGAAGATGATCCACAAACTGGTGCCTCGCTTATGCCACATAATGGTGAAAATGAGGGGTCGCGAATTTTGTCAGAGATACCTGAAGTTGATGTATTTTTGACAGGGCATCAGCATCAAAAAATGCAAATGGTTGTTAAGCAAACGGCGATAGTGCAACCCGGTTATCGTGGTGAAGCTGTTGGCGAAGTTATTTTAGATCTTGACGATACTACTAAAAAAATCACAGCAATGACGGCCCGGTTAATTGATACGGGTGAGTTTGCTGCAGATTTGCAAATTAAAAAATTAACGGCAAAACTAGATCAAGCAACGCAAGATTGGCTTGATCAGCCGATTGCACACTTAAATAAACCAGCACCGATTGGTAATGCAATTGCGGCAAGATTACACGGAGCCCCATTTATTAACTTGTTACAAGCAATGCAGCTTCATTTTACAGGAGCTGATCTTTCGGCTACGGCAGTGATGAGTGAAACTGCTCAGGGCTTTGGCAAGGAGGTTACAATGCGGGATATTTTGCTTAATTATCCTTATTCTAACCAGTTGTGTAAAGTAAAATTTACCGGTCGGCAATTGCGGCATGTAATTGAACATAGCTTGTCCTTTTTAACCAAAGATAAGACAGGTAAGGTAACCTTTAAACCGCAATTACGTGGCTTTCTTTTTAACTTTGATGTCTTTTATCCGGTTAAGTATCAGGCAGAAATTACTAGACCTGTTGGACAGAGATTGACTAAGCTAGAATTGAATAACAAGCCAATTAAGGATGAACAAACCTATTATTTGGCGGTTAATAATTACCGGGTAATGGGTGGTGGTGACTATCCAGAATATAGTAAGGATAAAATTGTACGAATAATTGATAAAGATTACGTACAGATGTTTCAGGAATTTCTGACAAGTAGTCAGGTGCAAGTTGATACTCAGGCTAATTATCAGTTTTATTAG
- a CDS encoding DUF2929 family protein: protein MGRYIVTICWSVVYMLIVGFIAAPLTQNVFNLQDAVIVGIIFGLLFAIIMPTITAHSNKDNSKFTKLK, encoded by the coding sequence ATGGGTCGTTATATAGTGACTATCTGTTGGAGCGTTGTTTACATGTTAATCGTGGGTTTTATCGCTGCACCATTAACGCAAAATGTTTTTAACTTGCAAGATGCTGTAATTGTCGGTATAATTTTTGGCTTGTTATTTGCTATTATTATGCCAACAATTACTGCACACTCCAATAAGGATAACAGCAAATTTACTAAGCTTAAATAA
- a CDS encoding DNA polymerase III subunit alpha, whose translation MKVAALQNISSFTLLESPIKVKELLTTAKEFGYEAVALTDINFTYGLVNFYELAQNVGIKPLLGMQLRLNGLIDSARQYDLMVLAKSDEGYRNILRLSSAINLLTENGTNKKILTLAELTKYLAELVIIIPANDHSELVNLQRQQEQLGNDFVRKLLKLIPKSSTTYLGVYASKERQNYLAYVTTLARQFSLPLVAVEDTRYLQPREQFLRKTLQAIKQGKTLQDIEELAKQKGSHFLPQAVELSTRYHEFDLDDALKNTWQIAQSCHAKVNFQTPVLPKYKQKKFATSKEYLTYLAQTGLQKRWEHQQIPHNYQKQLDYELKIIDQMGFNDYFLIVWDVINYCHRVGIITGPGRGSACGSLVSYALKITEIDPIQYHLLFERFLNPARHEMPDIDLDIPDNRRDDVIQYMFQKYGMDHAAQILTFGTLAAKQVLRDTGRVFGLSDVEINRWVSSIPAAKNKITLNEAYQNSSAMRLLVGASPKNKLLFQTARKLEGLPRHFSIHAAGLVISDNSIAGISGMQAGQLGIPLTQQTKKYVEALGLLKIDFLGLRNLTILGDTLNMIHREGIDLDPNQIPLTDPRTLHAFQAGDTDLVFQFESNGIREVLRKLHPDNFEDLVAVNALYRPGPMQNIPTFIARKKGQQRVTYPDPTLNKILAPTYGILVYQEQVMQTAQVLAGFSLGEADILRRAMSKKKQGVIEQQRTKFINGAVKRGHTKEVAEHVYHYIEQFANYGFNRSHAVAYTKIAFWLAYLKLHYPAEFYAAMLNSNSGNHFQVADYIMHAQEAGAKILPPDINRSGLAYSGRQKQILVSLKAIKGIRLDFLKEIIKLRSEKRFSSLEDFLRRIDPKYLQKKIIQSLVKAGCFDQLYPNRKELLTNSQEIIENVQLTGQNLALSESLGGVPIQRTPEATKSELAKMETDAMGFSTMTSPLIAVQKYAQQFNAKPLNQFAVSDNGIAVGKLIRLKSIKTKKGQTMAFGIFADTSSKQDIVIFPAVYDKIQVNLKEGNIYLLGIKVQSDRFDSSKKQYVLTNLKVVNFLG comes from the coding sequence ATGAAAGTTGCCGCGTTGCAAAATATAAGTTCATTTACGTTACTTGAAAGTCCGATAAAGGTTAAGGAATTACTGACAACAGCAAAAGAATTTGGGTATGAAGCTGTTGCGCTAACTGATATTAATTTTACTTATGGCCTAGTTAATTTCTATGAATTAGCGCAAAATGTAGGGATTAAACCGTTGTTAGGGATGCAGTTGCGGCTTAACGGCTTGATTGACAGTGCCCGGCAATATGACTTAATGGTCTTAGCCAAATCTGATGAGGGCTACCGTAATATTTTGCGACTTTCAAGTGCAATTAACTTGTTAACAGAAAATGGAACTAACAAAAAGATTTTAACATTGGCTGAATTAACAAAATACTTAGCTGAACTAGTAATAATTATTCCCGCCAATGATCATAGTGAGTTAGTTAATTTACAACGGCAACAAGAACAATTAGGTAATGATTTTGTCCGTAAGTTGTTAAAATTGATTCCTAAGTCAAGTACGACCTATTTGGGAGTTTATGCTTCAAAAGAGCGGCAAAATTATCTAGCGTATGTTACAACACTTGCTCGCCAATTTTCATTGCCGTTAGTTGCTGTTGAAGATACGCGTTATTTGCAGCCGCGGGAACAATTTTTAAGGAAGACTTTACAGGCAATTAAGCAGGGTAAGACCTTGCAAGATATTGAAGAATTAGCTAAACAAAAAGGTTCACATTTTTTACCCCAAGCAGTTGAATTGAGTACACGTTATCATGAATTTGATCTGGATGATGCCTTAAAGAATACTTGGCAAATAGCACAATCATGTCATGCTAAAGTCAATTTTCAAACGCCAGTTTTACCTAAATATAAGCAGAAAAAATTTGCAACTTCCAAAGAATACCTTACTTATTTGGCTCAAACTGGCTTGCAAAAACGTTGGGAGCACCAACAAATTCCGCATAATTATCAAAAGCAGCTTGATTATGAACTAAAGATTATTGACCAAATGGGCTTTAATGATTATTTTCTTATTGTGTGGGATGTGATTAATTACTGCCACCGCGTGGGAATTATTACTGGTCCCGGACGAGGCTCTGCTTGTGGCTCACTAGTATCGTATGCTTTAAAAATCACTGAAATTGATCCTATTCAGTATCATCTTTTGTTTGAACGGTTTTTAAATCCAGCAAGACACGAAATGCCAGATATTGACCTTGATATTCCAGATAACCGGCGTGATGACGTAATCCAATATATGTTTCAAAAATATGGCATGGATCATGCAGCCCAAATTTTAACTTTTGGCACTTTGGCGGCTAAGCAGGTTTTACGGGATACTGGGCGAGTTTTTGGATTAAGTGATGTAGAAATAAACCGATGGGTAAGCAGTATTCCGGCGGCAAAAAATAAAATCACGTTAAATGAAGCTTATCAAAATTCATCTGCGATGCGGCTATTAGTTGGTGCTAGTCCTAAAAACAAGCTGCTTTTTCAGACTGCTCGCAAGTTGGAAGGATTACCGCGGCATTTTTCAATTCATGCGGCCGGCTTGGTAATTAGTGATAATTCAATTGCAGGAATTTCTGGTATGCAGGCTGGGCAATTAGGAATTCCCCTGACCCAGCAGACTAAGAAGTATGTTGAAGCACTAGGGTTATTAAAAATTGATTTCTTAGGATTGCGTAATTTAACGATTTTAGGTGACACCTTAAATATGATTCATCGTGAAGGCATAGATTTGGATCCTAATCAAATTCCGTTGACTGATCCGCGTACCTTGCATGCATTTCAAGCAGGCGATACTGATCTTGTCTTTCAATTTGAGTCTAACGGTATCCGTGAAGTATTGCGAAAACTGCATCCAGATAATTTTGAAGACTTGGTTGCCGTTAATGCACTTTATCGGCCGGGTCCAATGCAAAATATTCCAACATTTATTGCGCGTAAGAAAGGGCAGCAGCGAGTTACATATCCAGATCCAACACTTAATAAGATTTTAGCGCCGACGTATGGAATTCTTGTCTATCAGGAACAAGTTATGCAAACAGCGCAGGTATTAGCCGGCTTTTCACTAGGAGAAGCTGATATCTTACGGCGGGCAATGTCAAAGAAAAAGCAAGGTGTAATTGAACAGCAGCGGACAAAATTTATTAATGGCGCAGTTAAAAGGGGGCATACTAAAGAGGTTGCTGAACACGTTTATCATTATATTGAGCAATTTGCCAATTATGGCTTTAACCGCTCACATGCCGTTGCTTATACTAAAATAGCCTTTTGGTTGGCCTATTTAAAGCTGCATTATCCAGCAGAATTTTATGCCGCTATGTTAAATTCAAACAGTGGTAATCATTTTCAAGTTGCAGATTATATCATGCACGCGCAGGAAGCTGGAGCCAAAATTTTACCGCCAGATATCAATCGCAGCGGCTTAGCTTATTCCGGCCGTCAAAAGCAGATTTTAGTCAGTTTAAAGGCAATCAAGGGGATTAGACTGGATTTTTTGAAAGAAATAATCAAACTGCGCAGCGAAAAGCGCTTTTCGTCACTAGAAGATTTTTTACGGCGGATAGATCCTAAATATCTTCAAAAGAAAATAATTCAGTCACTAGTCAAGGCTGGATGCTTTGATCAGCTTTATCCCAATCGCAAGGAATTACTGACTAATAGTCAAGAAATTATTGAAAATGTGCAATTAACTGGTCAAAACCTCGCACTTTCTGAAAGTTTAGGTGGTGTGCCAATTCAACGGACACCTGAAGCAACTAAGAGTGAATTAGCTAAAATGGAAACTGATGCGATGGGCTTTTCAACGATGACTTCGCCGCTGATTGCAGTCCAAAAGTATGCTCAACAATTTAATGCTAAACCATTAAATCAATTTGCAGTAAGTGATAATGGGATTGCCGTTGGTAAGTTAATACGCTTAAAGTCAATTAAAACTAAAAAAGGGCAGACAATGGCTTTTGGCATTTTCGCAGATACAAGTAGCAAACAAGATATTGTTATTTTTCCTGCTGTTTATGATAAAATTCAGGTAAACCTTAAAGAAGGTAATATTTATTTATTGGGAATTAAGGTTCAAAGCGATCGGTTTGATTCCAGTAAAAAGCAGTATGTTCTAACTAATCTAAAAGTGGTTAATTTTTTAGGCTAA
- the pfkA gene encoding 6-phosphofructokinase, whose amino-acid sequence MKRIGILTSGGDAPGMNAAVRAVTKTAIHHGLGVVGIRYGFAGLVAGDFIPLTAKDVDHKISLGGTFLYSARYPEFAQKEVQEKGVEQLKKHGIDTVIVIGGDGSYHGALALTRLGINSIGLPGTIDNDIPYTDYTIGLDTACTTAMDAIDKIRDTASSHHRVFIVNVMGRGCGDIAMRVGLASGADAIVVPERDYDVKEIAATLKSGFSDGKDHGIIVLAEGVMNAADFKAELLKYGDFDARANVLGHMQRGGSPTVLDRINATKMGNYAVKLLLDGQGGLAVGMENGQLNTHDILDLFDSKHHSDETLLDINEEMTK is encoded by the coding sequence ATGAAACGAATTGGTATTTTGACTAGTGGCGGCGATGCTCCTGGCATGAATGCAGCAGTTAGAGCTGTTACTAAGACTGCTATTCATCACGGACTCGGCGTTGTTGGTATTCGTTACGGCTTTGCTGGATTAGTTGCTGGTGACTTTATTCCGCTTACTGCGAAAGATGTTGACCACAAAATAAGTTTAGGCGGCACTTTTCTTTATAGTGCTCGTTATCCTGAATTTGCACAAAAAGAAGTGCAAGAAAAGGGTGTTGAGCAATTAAAGAAGCATGGTATTGATACTGTGATCGTTATCGGCGGTGACGGCTCCTATCATGGTGCATTAGCTTTAACTCGTTTAGGTATTAATTCAATTGGTCTACCGGGAACAATTGATAATGATATTCCGTATACTGATTACACGATTGGCCTAGATACAGCATGCACGACAGCAATGGATGCAATCGATAAGATTCGCGATACTGCCAGCAGTCATCACCGGGTGTTCATTGTTAATGTAATGGGCCGTGGATGTGGTGATATTGCGATGCGCGTTGGTTTAGCCAGTGGCGCAGATGCTATCGTGGTTCCTGAACGCGATTATGATGTTAAGGAAATTGCAGCAACGCTAAAGAGTGGCTTTTCAGATGGTAAGGATCATGGTATTATCGTATTGGCAGAAGGCGTAATGAATGCTGCTGACTTTAAGGCAGAGCTCTTAAAGTACGGTGATTTTGATGCTCGAGCTAATGTCTTAGGTCATATGCAGCGTGGTGGATCACCAACTGTTTTGGATCGGATTAATGCTACGAAGATGGGTAATTATGCTGTTAAATTACTTCTCGATGGTCAAGGCGGTTTAGCTGTCGGCATGGAGAATGGACAACTTAATACTCATGACATCTTAGATTTGTTTGATAGCAAGCATCACAGTGATGAAACATTGTTAGACATTAATGAAGAAATGACTAAGTAA